The sequence ACTGAAGAGCAGTCTCTTATGATAATAATGAAAGGGCCAAGTAACCCCCACTTAGGTAGTTTTAACCTCTGGAACTCCTCTCTGAGTCATCCAGAGCAATCCTAACAGGTCACCACGAAATGAGATGGCTTTTTCCTTTAGTTTGCAGAACCTTCTATTGacaaaatgcacacacacacacacttgaccCTCCTTCATAGCTGCCTTGCTTCAGAAATCGAGTCTATTAACTTGTTTCTCAAGTTTCCATTCAGGCAACTTACACTGCATTTCAGTGAAGTGGGTTTGTTCAAGGCTCACTGACAGCATGTGTTGTTCCAGGCAGTATCTAAACTCACTCAAGGACAAAGACAACTGATAGAGAGGATGGAATTTCTCATCTTTGACACAAATTGAGCAGCATATTTAAAAAACATACTGGTAGTCATTGTTATTCTTTTGGGCAGGACACTGTATTCAAGCACAACATTTTACAGAAACAGCATTTGTAGTAACATACCCAAAATGAAGGTGGCCATGACCCATTAGGAACAGCCTGCAATAAATAGTAACTGTAAAGCCTTCCTCTCTGGATAAAAGAGATCCTAGTCTTAGAATACTTCCTTGCAAAAACACATGGCAGAGGTGCTATTTTTCCATAGCTAATCCAGAATTGCTCAATTGTTTGGACAATGATCTATTTTAGGATGTGTATATGAGGGACAGACTTGCCTACAGCTTAAGCTCATCTTCCCTCAACAGGCTACACTATTCACTAAATTCTTCATTTGCTTTCTGTTTGTCATTCAAATGAACAATTCAGAAGTAAAAGAAGACATTAGGAAAAATCCCCACATTTAACAATACCCACAATCCTTCTCCTTTACTCACATCTGTCACAGTAGGAAAGTCTAATGAGGAGACAGCAGAGAGCAATTTTAATGGAAACACCTCTCAAAAATGCTTTATGATGTGAGAGATGCTTTGTGGTGCAACTCTCACCCTCATCTTAAAAACATAAGATAATACCAATATTTCTTGGTAGTCCTGTCCTTGAAAATGTCAAGTATCACTGGAAACACTGATAGATGGCTGCAGCTTTAAGAAGGAAGTATGGAAAATTAACATGGCAAAGCGAGTTTTACTATCAGTATTCCTAAAATTTTTCACAAAAGTGCAACAATAGTGAAACTGTTTTAAAAACAGGATGGAGAAAGCAGCAGTTGATGCAATCTATACTCACCAGCACCTGTTTTTACAGGGAAATTTAAGAAGGAAAAGTATTAATACAGAAAGGCTCTAATAAACAAGACTGTTATATACAGGTGAACCCACTGGTAAGTGACACAAAATGGCCAGGCTTAGTGGAAATTTAAACTTCAGTAACAATTTATTCAGAGTATGCAAGAACAAAGTAATTTACATTAAACTTCTGTAGtgtcaatattttttaaaatatgaagcATTTAAAGTGAGTTAAGAGAGCAGCAGTAACACTGTAAACATGTACAGCCATTTAAAATTACAGTAACAAGATATAAAACTATTTTGTTTAAAAGCTATTTATATAAAACAATTTTCATGTTTAAGCAAACATTCAACCAGTTTCACTGATTGTAAGGAATCACACTGTTTAATGCTTATCCCATGAAATACCTTAGTGCACCGAGAGAACGTTTCAGGCAGCTCACATAGCAAACACGTGGCTGGCACTCCTAACTTCTCACGGCACAATGGCTTTGGTGCTCAACTGACTGGCCTGCTAACCATCAACCTGGCTGGCCCCCAGAGGCAGCAAAATAAAGATTGGCAGGTAATGTCACTTTAATCCTAATTTGTCCTGTATAGCACTTGAAGGAAGTTTAACTGGGAAATCATGAAAGCTTTTATGACGTGTCCTGGAAGAGTCTTTACCAGTATTCCTAGCAGCATTCTACACAATTTTTACTTACTACTGTGAGAATATGGAGGTCAGCTACATTTTAAGTTCCATTTCAGAACAGTCACATGGAGTTTAACCACAGCTAAGCAAACCCTGAGCAAAAATTACCTTTCAAACAATGTTTCCAGCCCTGGTTTATCTTTTTAAGAAACCTTCTGCTGTTCTACGAAAGACAAGAATCAAGATGTTCATTTATTTCAGGTTCCAAAACATCAGTCTCACAGACAGGACAACTGACTCTTCTCTCCTGCCTCACAGGATTGCTAGGACTTGCAGAGGACTGTGTAAATTCAGCCCTAGGTTTTGTAGTTGTAGTGACATCAGTCCCCCCCTTTTTGCTGAAATACTTTTCAAAGGcagttttgtcttccttttttGGCCATTGCTGCAGCGTATTAGCACATTCTAAGCTTTTTTTCTCAGATGCACCCTGAGCTCTTGGGGTCTGCTCCAAACAAATCCGTTTTGGTGACCAGCTAGAAGATGGCACAGCCCTCTTGCCAGCTGGTGAGCCTTGCCTTGATGTTCCTTCAGCAACACGAGCCATCCTAGCAGGCAACCCCCAGTCGTTCTCACCACCTTCTGTATCAGCAGCAGAGAGTTTCGGAAACTCACGCTTTAAAGCCAAGCTGCTCTTCTCAATGGCACCATTGGTACGAAGCGGAAAGATGCTGCCATGGGGTGATTTTTCCAGTTTAATCTCCTTTTTAGGGACTGGCGTTGTCCTCACTGCTGAACGATGCAGTGAGCCGTGTGCTTCACTGCTTGCAGTGGAGCTGCTGGCGTTGGTGTTTTTCTCTGAAAGAACGCCGTCTCCTCCTCCAAGCCGATAGCCCGTCCCACTAAAAGGAGTTGGGTCTTTGCAATTACCATGCATTTCTATCTTGCCTGcaaaatcaaatttaaaaataagttaataattttttcattaaaaaatcatGGGCTATTATTTGAGGTGCTTCACACCAAAAAAATCAGCTGCTTGAAAATAATGCATCAAACTAAACTTTTTGCAGACAATTCAACTGAGGAGCAGCCTAGGAGCGCACAATCAAACAGGCCCCATTCTTGGGCTATGTAACAGCAACACCTAAACCAAGCTTATGTAGTGTTGGGTCCATATTGTTCAAGAAAACATCTGGACAATAATCGGttcagaatagaaaaaaaaattataaaatacctTTGTTAGTTGACTTGAAAAGTGGAGGTTTTGCCGTCTGAGTTTTCTGCTTGGACTTCTCTGAGAATTTGTCCGGCTCCTTCACTTTAGTGAACGTGCCCCCACAGGTCTTTTGATGCTCATCCCACCAGAAGTCATGTGCAGAGGGTGCTCTGTTCATGGAGCGCTTCACGTACCCAAAGtaaggagctctgctctggcagggGCCATCGCAGCGCCACCAGTGCTGGCGGTACAAATTAATCTCATCATAAAAATCGTGATAGATctacgttaaaaaaaaaaaaaaaaacaaaaaaaaacaaacccacaaaaaaagtCATTCATGAAGTTACAAATTTTGTATCGCTAGTTCTATAATATTTTTTAGATAATCTATTTCCATTCAATTCCTTCCACTGCTGCTGTGATTTTTATATTAGCAGTTAAAAGAGCTGGACCTGAGTAAAATTTGATCAACATTTAGCTATCATTAAAACAAAGCTTTAAAAAAGAATGTGGAGGAATATGTCCTGGTTATCTTGTTGCAACAGCAATAAAATCAGTTTGGAAATCTGTCTACAATTTCACCTAGAAGATGAACTGCTCAGAATGCATTGCAAACAATACCAGTAATGCATTCTCCTTTCAGCTATTACCTTAATTGATCTTATTAGAcacattatttttaaatattaacaTAAATATCATTACCTTCTATTGACATAAATTTTAGTACTCTTCACAAGGGAGCACTTCTTTCCCTGCTACCATTTAAGCTCTTTCTACTTTACCACaaaaagtttaaaagaaaaattcttaCAGACAACATACCTGAAAATTACATGACTAACAGCTCACCACATCATCCTCAACCTGTTCCCACCACCACCCCCAACAAATAACTATGGAACTAGCACACACTTGGATGCAAATTTGTATTGGTACCAACTGTGGAGTGTCTAATAAGAACATTACTTATTCTGCACCAGTCAAGTGAAACAGCAAACCAGGGAGAAAGCTCTGTTAGATCAGGTGGAGGGGTTTATTCTTACTGTGACATTGGCTCCAGTCAGGAGATTAATGCGACGCATGTGCTTGCAGAACTCCGGCCCGTGAGACTCACGATCCTTGTAGTTGTGAGTAACAAAGAGCAGGGCATGGATCATCTCATGCAACAGTGTCTGCAACGATGCAACCATTACACAGTCACTGAAAAGCACTGCATTTTCAGTTTCATGGTTAAGCTGCAAGTATTTTACTCTTCTACATTGATTGTGGTTACTGATCTTATCTTTGACTATTCACATATTCGGTCTGGGTCATAAAAACATAATTGATCTATCAAACCAAATTACCCCTATTCCCAGATCACTAAAATATGCTGCATAATATCACTCCAATAAGCAGCATTCCAAAAAGAAGAAATAACTCTCAAACTTAAATCACATCTTTAAAAAGACATCATGCCCTACACACCCCCAAAAAAGAGCCACTTCTGAGCAAGCTGAAACTCTACAGCATTTCTGTTGTTAGGCAAATCTGAATGTTCAGCCAgctcaaagcagcagctctggcagaggCCCAAGGAGCAACAAAATGTCATGTTTAAGTCATATCCTATATCC comes from Melospiza melodia melodia isolate bMelMel2 chromosome 3, bMelMel2.pri, whole genome shotgun sequence and encodes:
- the SPRTN gene encoding DNA-dependent metalloprotease SPRTN, which gives rise to MEDEDFLLALRLQREWEEQDKAAAAAAKRPDVSPCRSSLRPLSVVDEAWELLDPSPDVHGLFVHFNQTLFWGKLEAVTVSWSPRMTSSAGICSYHERSGLCSIRLSEPLLKLRPRKDLVETLLHEMIHALLFVTHNYKDRESHGPEFCKHMRRINLLTGANVTIYHDFYDEINLYRQHWWRCDGPCQSRAPYFGYVKRSMNRAPSAHDFWWDEHQKTCGGTFTKVKEPDKFSEKSKQKTQTAKPPLFKSTNKGKIEMHGNCKDPTPFSGTGYRLGGGDGVLSEKNTNASSSTASSEAHGSLHRSAVRTTPVPKKEIKLEKSPHGSIFPLRTNGAIEKSSLALKREFPKLSAADTEGGENDWGLPARMARVAEGTSRQGSPAGKRAVPSSSWSPKRICLEQTPRAQGASEKKSLECANTLQQWPKKEDKTAFEKYFSKKGGTDVTTTTKPRAEFTQSSASPSNPVRQERRVSCPVCETDVLEPEINEHLDSCLS